A DNA window from Microbacterium sp. CGR2 contains the following coding sequences:
- the gndA gene encoding NADP-dependent phosphogluconate dehydrogenase, which translates to MPEASANIGVVGLAVMGSNLARNLASREGNTVAIFNRSYEKTRTLFDEHPEAGFVPTQTYQEFADSLQKPRTAIIMVKAGGATDAVINSLVEVFEPGDIIVDGGNAYFPDTIRREKTVRETGINFVGAGISGGEEGALNGPSIMPGGSDESWVTLGPILKSIAAVAEGEPCVTHVGHDGAGHFVKMVHNGIEYADMQLIAEAYDLIRRGTGKTPSEIADIFAEWNRGELESYLIEITAEVLRQVDAETGKPLVDVILDQAGAKGTGAWTVQTALSLGVPVSGIAEATFARSLSSHPEQRAVAGALPGPDEEFEVEDTDAFIEDVRLALYASKIVAYSQGFDEIRAGAAEYNWKIDLGAISKIWRGGCIIRAQFLNRIADAYGADPQLPVLLTAPYFTEAITRAQAAWRRVVITAAQAGIPAPAFSSSLSYYDGIRADRLPAALVQGQRDFFGAHTYKRIDKEGTFHTQWSGDRTEIEAEDTH; encoded by the coding sequence GTGCCCGAAGCATCAGCGAACATCGGAGTCGTCGGACTCGCCGTCATGGGTTCGAATCTCGCCCGCAACCTCGCCAGCCGCGAGGGGAACACCGTGGCGATCTTCAACCGCAGCTACGAGAAGACCCGGACGCTCTTCGACGAGCATCCTGAGGCGGGCTTCGTTCCCACGCAGACGTACCAGGAGTTCGCGGACTCTCTGCAGAAGCCACGCACCGCGATCATCATGGTCAAGGCCGGCGGCGCGACGGATGCCGTGATCAACTCGCTGGTCGAGGTGTTCGAGCCCGGCGACATCATCGTCGACGGCGGCAACGCGTACTTCCCCGACACGATCCGTCGCGAGAAGACGGTCCGTGAGACGGGGATCAACTTCGTCGGCGCCGGGATCTCCGGCGGCGAGGAAGGGGCCCTGAACGGTCCGTCGATCATGCCCGGCGGGTCGGATGAGTCCTGGGTCACGCTCGGGCCGATCCTGAAGTCGATCGCCGCCGTCGCCGAGGGCGAGCCGTGCGTCACGCACGTCGGTCACGATGGCGCCGGTCACTTCGTGAAGATGGTGCACAACGGCATCGAGTACGCCGACATGCAGCTCATCGCCGAGGCGTACGACCTGATCCGCCGCGGCACCGGAAAGACGCCGTCAGAGATCGCCGACATCTTCGCCGAGTGGAACAGGGGCGAGCTGGAGTCGTACCTGATCGAGATCACCGCCGAGGTGCTGCGTCAGGTGGATGCCGAAACCGGCAAGCCGCTCGTCGACGTGATCCTCGACCAGGCCGGCGCCAAGGGCACCGGCGCCTGGACCGTGCAGACCGCACTCTCACTCGGCGTTCCGGTGTCCGGCATCGCCGAAGCCACCTTCGCTCGCTCGCTGTCGTCGCACCCGGAGCAGCGCGCTGTCGCCGGCGCTCTCCCCGGCCCGGACGAGGAGTTCGAGGTCGAGGACACCGACGCGTTCATCGAAGACGTGCGCCTCGCGCTGTACGCGTCGAAGATCGTCGCGTACTCGCAGGGGTTCGACGAGATCCGCGCCGGTGCTGCCGAATACAACTGGAAGATCGACCTCGGCGCGATCAGCAAGATCTGGCGGGGCGGCTGCATCATCCGCGCGCAGTTCCTCAACCGCATCGCCGACGCCTACGGCGCCGACCCGCAACTGCCCGTGCTGCTCACCGCGCCGTACTTCACCGAGGCGATCACGCGCGCGCAGGCCGCCTGGCGCCGGGTGGTCATCACCGCCGCACAGGCCGGGATCCCCGCACCGGCGTTCTCGTCGTCCCTGTCGTACTACGACGGCATCCGCGCCGACCGCCTCCCCGCCGCGCTCGTGCAGGGCCAGCGTGACTTCTTCGGCGCGCACACGTACAAGCGCATCGACAAGGAAGGCACCTTCCACACGCAGTGGTCGGGCGACCGCACCGAGATCGAAGCCGAAGACACCCACTGA